The nucleotide sequence TTAGCCCCACCTTTGCCGAACCACGCTTTACGGTATTTGACGCTGCCGGCAACGTCGTCGCGGAGAACTATCGGTTTTGGGACAGAAACCCCGAACTCGTCGAAGCGATGCGCCGCGCCGGCGCATTCACTCCCACATCCGATAAAGAGGCTATGGTTTTACTGCCCTTGGCTCCGGGCGCTTACACCGTGCATGTCGAATCTTCCGATGGTTCCGCCGGTGAAGTATTGACGGAAATCTACGACGCCACCGACCTCAAATTTGACTGATGTTCGGACCGGCCAAGCACGGCGATCGCATTCACCTTCGCGCGCAAGCGAGAGTAATTCCCATGCCCGGTTCCGCGCTCGATTCGTCGGCAGCCCGCATTTCAGATTTCACGATCATTCCCGCCCCTCGTCCTTGACCTGGTGACGAGGGCACCAATCAGGACGAGGCTCCAGACTGCGGCGATGGCGATGGTGAAAATCTGGTAGTATTCCGGATCCGAAAGATTCGGGGTGAAGTATTTGAGCGCGGTGCCCGTGCCGTTGGTGCTCGCAAGGAGCACGAACGCCATGAGAACACTGCCACTGTTTTTAAACACCCACGTGTGGAGAAAACGAACTCCGGTCACGAAAGCGAAATGGAGCAGGATGGTGATAAGGGAAATCGGCATGCCGCTGATACTGGTTCCCGAACCCGCCCAAAACAGGGGCGTGTGCCAAAAGGTCCAAACCGTCCCCACCATGATACTCGTGGTAAAAACGCCACGCGTCTCAAGCAGGTGCGCGACGCCGAATCCGCGCCAGCCCAGTTCCTCCGCCAGCGGCCCAAAAACAATCGCGGTCAGGAAGAAGACCGGCAGCAGGACGACCACCAGATAGTTGATGTAATCCGTCTGCCCCCCGGTGAGAAAAAAGACCGCAATTCCGACGGCGTAGACCATGGGAACGGTGAAGAGTGCCGCCATCCACCATTTGCCGCCGGTTCTCCCGATCAAGAATTTGCGAAGCAGAGCCTTAACGACAAAGGACCCTCCATTGATTGCAGTAATCGTGATTGCAGAAACATTCGGGCCCACTCGACCGCCCTAAGCCCCACGCCCCCCACCCGAATCACGATCGAGAGCGGGGTTGCCCGATGAAACGGAACCGGTCCTATCGGCCCGGATGAAACGACGCGACTTTGTCCAAACTCTGGGCGT is from Synoicihabitans lomoniglobus and encodes:
- a CDS encoding CPBP family intramembrane glutamic endopeptidase; amino-acid sequence: MIGRTGGKWWMAALFTVPMVYAVGIAVFFLTGGQTDYINYLVVVLLPVFFLTAIVFGPLAEELGWRGFGVAHLLETRGVFTTSIMVGTVWTFWHTPLFWAGSGTSISGMPISLITILLHFAFVTGVRFLHTWVFKNSGSVLMAFVLLASTNGTGTALKYFTPNLSDPEYYQIFTIAIAAVWSLVLIGALVTRSRTRGGNDREI